The Streptomyces sp. Mut1 genome window below encodes:
- a CDS encoding penicillin acylase family protein: protein MPATTTASSGSTGTAGGGSRKKKGRRARLIVIVLVLALVAGIGYGTYWSVSTVRASYPQTSGTIQLAGLGGNVEVKRDGYGIPQIYADSDADLFRAQGFVQAQDRFWEMDVRRHLTAGRLSEMFGSGQVETDSFLRTLGWRKVAQEEYDTVLSAETKKNLQAYADGVNSYLEGRDGKDISVEYAALGFTNDYKPSKWTPVDSVAWLKAMAWDLRGNMQDEIDRSLMTSRLDSKQIKDLYPDYPYDKHEPIVTEGAISTVTGKFDPEATGSDGSGATTVEGATQGLTTQLGALSDTLDEIPALLGPNGTGIGSNSWVVSGKYTTTNKPLLANDPHLAPMLPSLWYQMGLHCRAVSETCKYDTAGYTFSGMPGVIIGHNQDIAWGFTNLGADVTDLFLEKVTADGYLYDGRTKPFTTREETIKVAGGKDRHITVRETNNGPLVSDRSGELEKVGQKAPVTNSAPDRADGYAVALRWTALDPGHSMDAVFELNRAKDFTTFRAAAQHFEVPSQNLIYADTKGNIGYQAPGKIPVREQGDGTTPSPGWSSAYGWKKDPIPFDELPYEYNPKRGYIVTANQAVIDEDKYPYLLTKDWGYGSRSQRINDLVQSKIKGGGKISTEDMQKMQMDNTSEIAALLVPELLKINVSDKDVRQAQKLLEGWDYTQEADSAAAAYFNGVWRNILKLAFGDKLPKEMRVEGECLNVRPANSSGPVDEQDRLVRECGQRSPDSAQPDGGDRWYQVVANLMDKPESDWWKSPKSRKDKATETRDELFGRAMEDARWELTAKLGKDITTWNWGRLHQLTLKNQTLGTEGPGFLQRVLNRGPWNLGGGEAAVDATGWNAAGGYEVVWVPSMRMVVNVGDWDKSRWINLTGASGHAFSAHYTDQTDKWVNGELLPWAYGTNAVAGTTKDTLTLKP from the coding sequence ATGCCCGCCACAACAACCGCCTCTTCCGGCTCCACCGGTACCGCCGGTGGCGGGTCGCGCAAGAAGAAGGGGCGACGAGCCCGCCTGATCGTGATCGTCCTGGTGCTGGCGCTCGTCGCGGGTATCGGTTACGGAACGTACTGGTCCGTATCCACCGTGCGCGCCTCGTACCCGCAGACCAGCGGAACGATCCAGCTCGCCGGTCTCGGCGGCAACGTCGAGGTCAAGCGCGACGGCTACGGGATCCCGCAGATCTACGCGGACTCCGACGCCGACCTGTTCCGCGCCCAGGGCTTCGTCCAGGCGCAGGACCGCTTCTGGGAGATGGACGTCCGCCGCCACCTGACGGCCGGCCGGCTCTCCGAGATGTTCGGCTCCGGCCAGGTCGAGACGGACTCCTTCCTGCGCACGCTGGGCTGGCGCAAGGTCGCGCAGGAGGAGTACGACACCGTCCTGTCCGCGGAGACCAAGAAGAACCTCCAGGCGTACGCGGACGGCGTGAACTCCTACCTCGAAGGGCGCGACGGCAAGGACATCTCCGTCGAGTACGCCGCCCTCGGCTTCACCAACGACTACAAGCCGTCGAAGTGGACCCCGGTCGACTCCGTCGCCTGGCTGAAGGCGATGGCCTGGGACCTGCGCGGCAACATGCAGGACGAGATCGACCGCTCGCTGATGACGAGCCGGCTCGACAGCAAGCAGATCAAGGACCTGTACCCGGACTACCCGTACGACAAGCACGAGCCGATCGTCACCGAGGGCGCCATCTCCACGGTCACCGGGAAGTTCGACCCCGAGGCCACAGGCTCCGACGGCAGCGGCGCGACCACCGTGGAGGGCGCCACCCAGGGCCTGACCACACAGCTCGGCGCGCTCTCCGACACGCTGGACGAGATCCCCGCGCTGCTCGGCCCCAACGGCACCGGCATCGGATCGAACTCCTGGGTCGTCTCCGGCAAGTACACGACGACCAACAAGCCGCTGCTCGCCAACGACCCGCACCTCGCGCCGATGCTGCCCTCGCTCTGGTACCAGATGGGCCTTCACTGCCGCGCGGTCTCCGAAACCTGCAAGTACGACACGGCCGGGTACACCTTCTCCGGCATGCCCGGTGTGATCATCGGCCACAACCAGGACATCGCCTGGGGCTTCACCAACCTCGGCGCCGACGTCACCGACCTCTTCCTGGAGAAGGTCACGGCCGACGGCTACCTGTACGACGGCAGGACGAAGCCGTTCACCACCCGCGAGGAGACCATCAAGGTCGCCGGCGGCAAGGACCGGCACATCACCGTCCGCGAGACCAACAACGGCCCGCTGGTCTCCGACCGCAGCGGCGAACTGGAGAAGGTCGGCCAGAAGGCCCCCGTCACCAACTCCGCGCCGGACCGCGCCGACGGTTACGCGGTCGCCCTGAGGTGGACCGCGCTGGACCCGGGCCACTCCATGGACGCCGTCTTCGAGCTCAACCGCGCCAAGGACTTCACGACCTTCCGGGCCGCCGCCCAGCACTTCGAGGTTCCCTCGCAGAACCTCATCTACGCCGACACCAAGGGCAACATCGGCTACCAGGCCCCGGGTAAGATCCCGGTCCGCGAGCAGGGCGACGGCACCACGCCCAGCCCCGGCTGGTCCTCGGCTTACGGCTGGAAGAAGGACCCGATCCCGTTCGACGAGCTGCCCTACGAGTACAACCCGAAGCGCGGCTACATCGTCACCGCCAACCAGGCCGTGATCGACGAGGACAAGTACCCCTACCTGCTCACCAAGGACTGGGGCTACGGCAGCCGCAGCCAGCGGATCAACGACCTCGTCCAGTCGAAGATCAAGGGCGGCGGCAAGATCTCGACCGAAGACATGCAGAAGATGCAGATGGACAACACCAGCGAGATCGCCGCGCTGCTGGTGCCCGAGCTGCTGAAGATCAATGTCTCGGACAAGGACGTCCGTCAGGCGCAGAAGCTGCTGGAGGGCTGGGACTACACCCAGGAGGCCGACTCGGCCGCCGCCGCGTACTTCAACGGCGTCTGGCGCAACATCCTGAAGCTGGCCTTCGGCGACAAGCTGCCCAAGGAGATGCGCGTCGAGGGCGAGTGCCTGAACGTGCGTCCCGCCAACAGCTCGGGCCCGGTGGACGAGCAGGACCGCCTCGTGCGCGAGTGCGGCCAGCGCTCCCCGGACTCGGCGCAGCCGGACGGCGGGGACCGCTGGTACCAGGTCGTCGCGAACCTCATGGACAAGCCGGAGAGCGACTGGTGGAAGTCGCCCAAGAGCCGCAAGGACAAGGCGACCGAGACCCGTGACGAGCTGTTCGGCCGCGCCATGGAGGACGCGCGCTGGGAGCTGACGGCCAAGCTCGGCAAGGACATCACCACCTGGAACTGGGGCCGGCTGCACCAGCTGACCCTGAAGAACCAGACGCTCGGCACGGAAGGCCCCGGATTCCTCCAGCGGGTCCTCAACCGCGGCCCGTGGAACCTCGGCGGCGGCGAGGCAGCGGTGGACGCCACCGGCTGGAACGCGGCCGGCGGCTACGAGGTGGTCTGGGTGCCGTCGATGCGGATGGTCGTCAACGTGGGCGACTGGGACAAGTCCCGCTGGATCAACCTCACGGGCGCCTCCGGGCACGCGTTCAGCGCGCACTACACCGACCAGACCGACAAGTGGGTCAACGGCGAACTGCTGCCCTGGGCCTACGGCACGAACGCCGTGGCCGGGACGACGAAGGACACGCTGACCCTCAAGCCGTGA
- a CDS encoding potassium/proton antiporter, protein MLVCSLVLLVAVAAVRISSRSGLPSLLLYLGIGIAMGQDGFFDVKFDNAELTQVIGYAALVVILAEGGLGTKWKEIKPALPAAVVLSLLGVGVSVGVTAAGAHYLVGLEWRQALIIGAVVSSTDAAAVFSVLRKVPLPARITGVLEAESGFNDAPVVILVVAFSTIGEVDSWYVLIGEIALELAIGAAVGLAVGWLGAYGLRHVALPASGLYPIAVMAIAVSAYAAGAMLHGSGFLAVYLAAMILGNAKLPHWPATRGFADGLGWLAQIGMFVLLGLLVTPHDLLDDFWPAVVVGLVLTVVARPLEVFISLAPFRLPWQEKALMSWAGLRGAVPIILATIPMVSGIDGSTRVFNIVFVLVVVYTLIQGPTLPWLAKALNIADDPSEAADLGIESAPLERLRGHLLSVAIPAKSKMHGVEVGELRMPSGAAVTLVVRDGKSFVPTPSTVLRRGDELLVVATDPVRDAAEARLRAVGEGGKLAGWLGTGGHNGGDEALTGPHVSGALKAVKKLGRTDDTKKRDGDKDEPHKRNAKAHH, encoded by the coding sequence CTGCTCGTCTGCTCACTCGTCCTGCTCGTCGCCGTCGCGGCGGTACGCATTTCGTCCCGCAGCGGGCTCCCCAGCCTGCTCCTGTACCTCGGCATCGGTATCGCCATGGGCCAGGACGGCTTCTTCGACGTCAAATTCGACAACGCGGAACTGACGCAGGTCATCGGCTACGCGGCGCTCGTCGTGATCCTCGCCGAGGGCGGCCTCGGCACGAAGTGGAAAGAGATCAAACCCGCGCTGCCCGCGGCCGTGGTGCTGTCGCTCCTCGGCGTCGGCGTGAGCGTGGGCGTGACCGCGGCCGGCGCGCACTACCTGGTCGGCCTGGAGTGGCGGCAGGCCCTCATCATCGGCGCCGTCGTCTCCTCCACGGACGCCGCCGCGGTCTTCTCCGTGCTGCGCAAGGTGCCGCTGCCCGCCCGCATCACCGGCGTCCTGGAGGCCGAGTCCGGCTTCAACGACGCCCCCGTCGTCATCCTGGTGGTCGCCTTCTCGACCATCGGCGAGGTCGACAGCTGGTACGTGCTGATCGGCGAGATAGCCCTGGAACTGGCCATCGGCGCCGCCGTCGGCCTCGCGGTGGGCTGGCTCGGCGCGTACGGGCTGCGCCATGTGGCGCTGCCCGCCTCCGGCCTCTACCCCATCGCGGTCATGGCCATCGCGGTGTCCGCGTACGCGGCCGGCGCCATGCTGCACGGCAGCGGGTTCCTCGCCGTCTACCTCGCCGCGATGATCCTCGGCAACGCCAAACTGCCGCACTGGCCGGCGACCCGCGGCTTCGCCGACGGGCTCGGCTGGCTGGCCCAGATCGGCATGTTCGTCCTGCTCGGTCTGCTGGTCACCCCGCACGACCTGCTGGACGACTTCTGGCCGGCCGTCGTCGTCGGCCTGGTGCTGACCGTGGTGGCACGGCCGCTGGAGGTCTTCATCTCGCTGGCGCCCTTCCGATTGCCCTGGCAGGAGAAGGCCCTCATGTCCTGGGCGGGGCTGCGCGGCGCCGTACCCATCATCCTGGCGACCATTCCGATGGTGTCCGGAATCGACGGCTCCACCCGCGTCTTCAACATCGTCTTCGTGCTGGTCGTCGTCTACACCCTCATCCAGGGCCCGACCCTGCCCTGGCTCGCCAAGGCCCTGAACATCGCGGACGACCCGTCCGAGGCCGCCGACCTGGGCATCGAATCGGCGCCCCTGGAGCGGCTGCGCGGGCACCTGCTGTCGGTGGCCATCCCGGCGAAGTCGAAGATGCACGGCGTCGAGGTCGGGGAACTGCGCATGCCCTCGGGCGCCGCCGTCACCCTCGTCGTCCGCGACGGCAAGAGCTTCGTACCCACCCCGTCGACCGTGCTGCGGCGCGGCGACGAACTCCTGGTCGTGGCGACCGACCCGGTACGCGACGCGGCCGAGGCACGGCTGCGCGCGGTCGGAGAGGGCGGCAAGCTGGCCGGCTGGCTGGGCACGGGCGGACACAACGGAGGCGACGAAGCCCTTACGGGGCCCCATGTCTCCGGTGCGCTCAAGGCGGTCAAGAAGCTCGGCAGGACGGACGACACGAAGAAGCGCGACGGCGACAAGGACGAGCCCCATAAGCGCAACGCGAAGGCACATCACTGA
- a CDS encoding MFS transporter, which yields MASTVSDRPGYGQLLRTPGAWTFLLPGFAARQPFAMLTIGIVLLVQHTTGSYGSAGAVAAVTGVSMALFAPQTGKLADRFGQRAVLLPGVLVHAASVSLLVTLALAGAPLWALFAAAVPTGASVPQVGPMVRARWAALLGATPDRPASPLMATAAAFESVTDEFTFVIGPVLATALCTGVHPAAGLIAEAALTLVGGLLFAARRATQPPVRATRLPGAPRHASALSIPGVRVLAVAFLGIGAVFGGMQVSITAFAEEIGNPGANGVLYGVFAAGNMLAGIACGAIAWKSGPRRRLIAGYTALALTASGLWAVHSVPLLAALGLLVGLCIAPALISGYTLVEALVPGSARTEAFTWLTGAVALGQAGAVTVAGRLADAHGASAGFLVPLVGTVLALVTLVALRSRLLPTGVGRTVARGIGHRGPVTVD from the coding sequence GTGGCGTCCACGGTCTCCGACCGCCCCGGATACGGGCAGTTGCTGCGCACCCCCGGTGCGTGGACCTTCCTCCTCCCGGGCTTCGCCGCACGGCAGCCCTTCGCGATGCTGACCATCGGCATCGTCCTGCTGGTGCAGCACACCACCGGCTCGTACGGCAGCGCCGGCGCCGTCGCCGCTGTCACCGGGGTCTCCATGGCCCTGTTCGCCCCGCAGACCGGCAAGCTCGCCGACCGGTTCGGCCAGCGAGCCGTGCTGCTGCCCGGCGTCCTGGTGCACGCGGCCTCCGTCTCGCTCCTGGTGACGCTGGCCCTCGCGGGCGCCCCCCTGTGGGCGCTGTTCGCTGCGGCGGTCCCCACGGGCGCGTCCGTCCCGCAGGTCGGCCCCATGGTGCGGGCCCGCTGGGCGGCCCTGCTGGGCGCGACCCCGGACCGTCCGGCCTCGCCCCTGATGGCGACGGCCGCCGCGTTCGAGTCGGTGACGGACGAGTTCACCTTCGTCATCGGCCCCGTACTCGCCACCGCGCTGTGCACGGGCGTGCACCCGGCGGCAGGGCTGATCGCCGAGGCCGCGCTCACCCTGGTGGGCGGCCTGCTCTTCGCCGCGCGGCGCGCCACCCAGCCGCCCGTACGCGCCACGCGCCTGCCCGGCGCCCCGCGCCACGCCTCCGCCCTGTCCATACCCGGCGTACGCGTCCTCGCGGTCGCCTTCCTCGGGATCGGCGCGGTCTTCGGCGGCATGCAGGTCTCGATCACCGCGTTCGCCGAGGAGATCGGCAACCCGGGCGCGAACGGTGTGCTGTACGGGGTGTTCGCGGCCGGCAACATGCTCGCCGGGATCGCCTGCGGGGCCATCGCCTGGAAGTCCGGCCCCCGCCGCCGTCTGATCGCCGGGTACACGGCCCTCGCGCTGACCGCTTCGGGCCTGTGGGCGGTGCACTCGGTGCCGCTGCTCGCCGCGCTCGGTCTGCTGGTGGGCCTGTGCATCGCCCCCGCCCTGATCAGCGGCTACACGCTGGTCGAGGCGCTGGTGCCGGGCTCCGCGCGGACCGAGGCGTTCACCTGGCTGACGGGCGCGGTCGCGCTCGGCCAGGCGGGTGCCGTGACGGTCGCCGGCCGGCTCGCGGACGCCCATGGGGCGAGCGCGGGATTCCTGGTGCCGCTGGTGGGTACGGTGCTGGCGCTGGTGACCCTGGTGGCGCTGCGTTCCCGGCTCCTGCCGACGGGTGTGGGCCGCACCGTGGCGCGTGGTATCGGTCACCGCGGGCCGGTCACGGTGGACTGA
- a CDS encoding FmdB family zinc ribbon protein — protein sequence MPTYQYQCTECGEGLEAVQKFTDDALTVCPSCDGRLKKVFSAVGIVFKGSGFYRNDSRGSSSSSTPASATAKTSGSESSSSSDSSSSTSSDSKSSTTSTSSSSTASSSSSGSSAA from the coding sequence GTGCCGACCTACCAGTACCAGTGCACCGAGTGTGGCGAGGGCCTCGAAGCGGTGCAGAAGTTCACCGATGACGCCCTCACGGTGTGCCCGAGCTGCGACGGACGCCTGAAGAAGGTGTTCTCGGCGGTCGGCATCGTCTTCAAGGGTTCCGGTTTCTACCGGAACGACAGCCGCGGCTCCTCGTCGAGCAGCACGCCCGCGTCGGCCACCGCGAAGACCTCCGGTTCCGAATCTTCGTCGTCCTCCGACTCCTCGTCCTCGACGTCGTCGGACTCGAAGTCCTCCACCACGTCGACGTCCTCGTCGTCCACCGCCTCGTCCTCGTCGAGCGGTTCCTCGGCCGCCTGA
- a CDS encoding S-methyl-5'-thioadenosine phosphorylase codes for MSNAEIGVIGGSGLYSFLEDVTEVRVETPYGEPSDSVFLGEIGGRRVAFLPRHGRGHHVPPHRINYRANLWALRSVGVRQVLGPCAVGGLRPEYGPGTLLVPDQLVDRTKTRVQTYYDGETRADGAVPNVVHLGFADPYCPEGRKAALAAARGRGWEAVDGGTLVVVEGPRFSTRAESRWHAAMGWSVVGMTGHPEAVLARELGLCYTTMTLVTDLDAGAEAGEGVSHEEVLKVFAANVDRLRSVLFDAVTALPAQAGRDCPCGHALDGVDTGIALP; via the coding sequence ATGTCTAACGCAGAGATCGGCGTGATCGGCGGCTCGGGGCTGTACTCCTTCCTGGAGGACGTCACCGAGGTCCGCGTGGAAACCCCCTACGGAGAGCCCAGCGACTCCGTCTTCCTCGGCGAGATCGGCGGCCGCCGGGTCGCCTTCCTCCCCCGGCACGGCCGCGGCCACCATGTGCCCCCGCACCGCATCAACTACCGCGCCAACCTGTGGGCGCTGCGCTCGGTCGGCGTACGCCAGGTGCTCGGCCCGTGCGCGGTGGGCGGGCTGCGCCCGGAGTACGGCCCGGGGACCCTGCTCGTCCCGGACCAGTTGGTGGACCGCACGAAGACCCGCGTCCAGACCTATTACGACGGTGAGACCCGGGCGGACGGGGCGGTGCCGAACGTGGTGCACCTGGGCTTCGCCGACCCGTACTGCCCCGAGGGCCGCAAGGCCGCGCTGGCCGCCGCGCGGGGGCGCGGCTGGGAGGCGGTGGACGGCGGCACGCTGGTGGTCGTCGAGGGGCCGCGCTTCTCGACCCGCGCCGAGTCGCGCTGGCACGCCGCGATGGGCTGGTCGGTGGTCGGCATGACGGGGCACCCGGAGGCGGTGCTCGCCCGTGAGCTGGGCCTCTGCTACACGACGATGACCCTGGTGACGGACCTGGACGCGGGGGCGGAGGCCGGCGAGGGCGTCTCCCACGAGGAGGTGCTGAAGGTGTTCGCCGCCAATGTGGACCGGCTGCGCTCGGTCCTCTTCGACGCGGTGACCGCGCTGCCGGCCCAGGCGGGCCGGGACTGCCCGTGCGGGCACGCGCTGGACGGCGTCGACACGGGGATCGCGCTGCCGTAG
- a CDS encoding large conductance mechanosensitive channel protein MscL: MRGNVIDLAVAVVIGAAFTNIVNAIVKGIINPLVGAFGTKDLENYSSCLKAPCTTDPATGEATEGIRILWGSVLSATLSFLITAAVVYFLMVLPMAKYLARRAAMQAAKEGVQETMEVSELEVLKEIRDTLIAQRGGSHQA, from the coding sequence ATGCGTGGCAACGTGATCGATCTGGCGGTCGCCGTCGTCATCGGCGCGGCGTTCACGAACATCGTGAACGCGATCGTCAAGGGCATCATCAATCCGCTCGTCGGTGCGTTCGGCACCAAGGACCTGGAGAACTACAGCTCCTGCCTGAAGGCCCCGTGCACGACGGACCCGGCGACGGGCGAGGCGACGGAGGGCATCCGGATTCTGTGGGGCTCGGTCCTCAGCGCGACGCTCAGCTTCCTGATCACCGCCGCGGTCGTCTACTTCCTGATGGTCCTGCCGATGGCGAAGTACCTCGCCAGGCGGGCCGCGATGCAGGCGGCGAAGGAAGGCGTGCAGGAGACGATGGAGGTGAGCGAGCTGGAGGTGCTGAAGGAGATCCGCGACACCCTGATCGCTCAGCGCGGCGGCAGCCACCAGGCGTGA
- a CDS encoding QcrA and Rieske domain-containing protein — translation MTETEHPPPGDPKQPPPRDPGGTPPGAPGRPASGDPREALHDRIAADSLTTRRDYLRIVATVSGGLAAGGLGVAAGILPRHGDSDEDGKAPAPKRIASQLLPGESLAFDYPDAEDRAVAVRLNDGALVGYSAICTHLACAVLWRKDRGTEGELYCPCHEGVFDARTGEVTAGPPPRGLPKVVLTEQPDGSIWAVGTTRSGESVEHGLCRRLGEDRPDLAGRIGCPGVRDGAEAPAAPGAARTVAPGPSRPRTGAGASATPGSPT, via the coding sequence ATGACCGAGACGGAACACCCGCCCCCCGGCGACCCGAAGCAGCCACCGCCCCGCGACCCGGGCGGCACACCCCCCGGAGCCCCCGGCCGGCCCGCCTCCGGCGATCCGCGCGAGGCCCTGCACGACCGGATCGCCGCCGACTCGCTCACCACCCGCCGTGACTACCTGCGGATCGTCGCCACCGTGTCCGGCGGTCTCGCCGCCGGCGGTCTCGGGGTCGCCGCCGGCATTCTGCCCCGCCACGGCGACTCGGACGAGGACGGCAAGGCCCCGGCCCCGAAGCGGATCGCCTCCCAGCTCCTTCCCGGCGAATCCCTCGCCTTCGACTACCCCGACGCGGAGGACCGGGCGGTCGCCGTCCGCCTCAACGACGGCGCCCTCGTCGGCTACTCCGCGATCTGCACCCACCTCGCCTGCGCCGTGCTCTGGCGGAAGGACCGGGGCACCGAGGGCGAGCTGTACTGCCCCTGCCACGAGGGCGTCTTCGACGCCCGGACCGGCGAGGTCACCGCGGGCCCGCCGCCCCGGGGGCTGCCCAAGGTGGTGCTCACCGAACAGCCCGACGGCAGCATCTGGGCGGTCGGCACCACCCGCTCCGGCGAGAGCGTCGAGCACGGGCTGTGCCGCCGGCTCGGCGAGGACCGCCCCGACCTCGCCGGCCGTATCGGCTGCCCCGGCGTCCGCGACGGCGCGGAAGCCCCCGCCGCCCCCGGCGCCGCCCGCACGGTGGCCCCCGGCCCCTCCCGCCCCCGCACCGGAGCCGGCGCGTCCGCGACCCCCGGGAGCCCGACATGA
- a CDS encoding 4Fe-4S dicluster domain-containing protein, translating into MMGRTIFIDPGRCIGCQACVSACRECDSHRGKSMIHLDYTDEGQSVASLPTVCMHCEDPVAPCAEVCPADAILVTADGVVQQADTTRCIGCANCVNACPFGVPKIDLQAKLQMKCNLCYDRTAYGLAPMCATVCPTGALFYGTAEELQAERPGVQVADSFVFGESEVRTGVAMVVPADRVQWPVPGGLPVVEINGKDVRR; encoded by the coding sequence ATGATGGGCCGAACGATCTTCATCGACCCGGGGCGCTGCATCGGCTGCCAGGCCTGCGTCTCCGCCTGCCGCGAATGCGACTCGCACCGCGGCAAGTCCATGATCCACCTCGACTACACCGACGAGGGCCAGTCCGTCGCCTCCCTTCCCACGGTCTGTATGCACTGCGAGGACCCCGTCGCCCCCTGCGCCGAGGTGTGCCCGGCCGACGCGATCCTGGTGACCGCCGACGGCGTCGTGCAGCAGGCCGACACCACCCGCTGCATCGGCTGCGCCAACTGCGTCAACGCCTGCCCCTTCGGCGTACCGAAGATCGACCTCCAGGCGAAGCTGCAGATGAAGTGCAACCTCTGCTACGACCGCACCGCCTACGGCCTCGCCCCCATGTGCGCCACCGTCTGCCCCACCGGGGCGCTGTTCTACGGGACCGCCGAGGAGCTCCAGGCCGAACGCCCCGGCGTCCAGGTCGCCGACTCCTTCGTCTTCGGCGAGAGCGAGGTCCGTACCGGCGTCGCGATGGTCGTGCCCGCCGACCGGGTCCAGTGGCCGGTGCCCGGCGGCCTGCCCGTCGTGGAGATCAACGGGAAGGACGTCCGGCGATGA